One genomic region from Streptomyces sp. Li-HN-5-11 encodes:
- a CDS encoding 3-oxoacyl-ACP reductase family protein: MNRLEGNVALVTGGSRGIGAAVASRLAEEGADVVLTYENSAERATEVVEQIKARGRRALAVQADSAVPEALTAAVDEAAAMFGRLDILVNNAGVFLVGPLEDLGPAEIDRTLAVNVRAPFMASQAAARHMGAGGRIISIGSNVAERAVFPGLALYSMSKTALIGMTKGLARELGPRGITVNLVHPGPTDTDANPADGPNAQAIAGFTAVGRYAEAAEIAATVAHLASADSGYITGASIHVDGGFSA; encoded by the coding sequence ATGAACCGACTTGAGGGAAACGTCGCCTTGGTCACGGGCGGAAGCCGGGGCATCGGTGCCGCCGTGGCGTCGCGACTGGCCGAAGAAGGCGCAGACGTCGTCCTGACCTATGAGAACAGCGCGGAACGCGCCACCGAGGTGGTGGAACAGATCAAGGCCAGGGGACGCCGGGCGCTTGCCGTCCAGGCCGACAGCGCGGTCCCCGAGGCACTCACCGCCGCGGTGGACGAGGCCGCCGCGATGTTCGGCAGACTCGACATCCTGGTCAACAACGCCGGCGTCTTCCTCGTCGGCCCACTCGAGGACCTGGGGCCGGCGGAGATCGATCGCACCCTGGCGGTGAACGTCCGTGCGCCGTTCATGGCGTCCCAGGCGGCCGCACGTCATATGGGCGCAGGCGGCCGCATCATCAGCATCGGCAGCAACGTCGCCGAGCGCGCGGTCTTCCCCGGACTGGCTCTGTACTCGATGAGCAAGACGGCCCTGATCGGCATGACCAAGGGTCTGGCCCGGGAACTCGGTCCGCGTGGAATCACCGTGAACCTGGTGCATCCTGGCCCCACCGACACGGACGCCAACCCCGCCGACGGACCGAACGCTCAGGCGATCGCCGGCTTCACCGCTGTCGGCCGCTACGCGGAAGCGGCCGAGATCGCGGCCACCGTCGCCCACCTGGCGAGTGCGGACAGCGGGTACATCACCGGAGCCTCGATCCACGTCGACGGCGGCTTCAGCGCCTGA